A region of the Salvelinus alpinus chromosome 24, SLU_Salpinus.1, whole genome shotgun sequence genome:
agccgcaagttattacaggaattataacgcgtcgactatttctctctaaaccagtATATGGCTAATTTTGACTAAtcaggaaactatcacctcgaaaacaaaacgtttattccgttccgtattttatctaacgggtggcatccatgagtctaaatattcctgttacattgcacaaccttcaatgttgtcataattacgtaaagttctggcaaattagttcgcaaagagccaggcggcccaaactgttgcatataccctgactctgcgtgcagtgaacgcaagagaaattacacaatttcacctggttaatattgcctgctaacctggatttcttttagctaaatatgcaggtttaaaaatatatacttgtattgattttaagaaaggcattgatgtttatggttaagtacacattggagcaatgacagtcattgattgattgttttttataagataagtttaatgctagctagcaacttaccttagcttactgcattcgctaacaggcaggctcctcgtggagtgcaatgtaatcaatgccaagattggatcccccgagctgacaaggttaaaaatctgtcgttctgccccctaggccgtcattgaaaataagaatgtgttcataactgacttgcctagttaaataaagattaaataaaggtgtaaaagagaaaaagaaaaaaataatcggcaaatcggcgcccaaaaatacagatttccgattgttatgaaaacttgaaatcggccccaattaatcggccattccgaaatcggccccaattaatcggccattcagCCCTTCCCTGGCTGTTACCCTCAATCGCTACAGTTCTATATGTGcagctaagtgtgtgtgtgtgtgtgttccttcccAGGGTAGGGAAGACTTCTCTGATGAACCAGTATGTAAATAAGAAGTTCAGTAACCAGTACAAGGCCACTATAGGAGCTGACTTCCTCACCAAGGAGGTGATGGTGGACGACAGGCTGGTCACCATGCAGGTGCGTctcgtgtgtttgtgtggtgtgtgtgtgtgctggtatatttaagcaacaaggcatgagggggtgtggtatatgtccaatataccacagctatgagctgttcttaggcacgacgcaaagTGGAGTggctggatacagcccttagccgtggtgttggtcatataccacaaactcccaaggttccttattgctattataaactggttagaaAGTGTAATTACAGAAGTAAAAAGACcggttttgtcatacctgtggtatactgtctgatataccatggctgtcagccaatcagcatccagggcttgaaccacccagtttataatattagCCTAGTCATGAGTGCTTACCTCTGCTGGCTTGTCATAGTGTGTTTAAGTCAGAGATTGGGCAACTCATTCTGTGACGAGTCATATGGTTtaattctctctttccctctctttattACCTCTTACGCATCTCTCACCCTTTCCCTCTCCcgctttcctccctctctcccacccccatGTCCTGTAAAGAGTTTTTGTTGCAAGGCACATTTCTGTGAAAACAGACAATTAAATGCTATTTTATCTTAATCGCTGTTTCCCCCCTTTCTCACCCTTTCTCTTTTTCCTCCTcactcctgtcctctccctctctctccttttctctccctctctgtgtaatCACCTTTAAAAATGATACAACAAAGTACTAAAATGCCAAAAACATGGTAATCGTCATCCCTTCTCTTCTGTCAGATCTGGGATACGGCGGGGCAGGAGCGGTTCCAGTCTCTGGGCGTGGCGTTCTACCGCGGTGCTGACTGCTGTGTGCTGGTCTACGACGTCACGGCGCCCAACACCTTCAAGACACTGGACAGCTGGAGGGATGAGTTCTTGATCCAGGCCAGCCCCAGAGACCCAGACAACTTCCCCTTTGTGGTGCTAGGCAACAAGATTGACCTCGAGAACAGAcaggttggtgtgtctgtgtcCGTCCATTGGAGAGACAGAACGGGCAGGTGGTGGGGCGTAGGCAGTACAGAGTCAGACTTGGTCAAATGTTTGTTGTGATTGCTACATCCCTTAACCTTTTCATgcatgagttccaaatatctctaacggtcaccCTAGCGTGaggttttttttaatttatttttttacatttattacattttttatgtgcgtgatgtcagaatgcactcactgttccaaaatgtgattgttacacaACAGGACCGGTCAAACCAAGGCActctgcctgctaattatctataggctatgttttgTCAATTTTAAAGTTATTTTCTATCAAGTTTTATTTTCTAATAACATTTTGAATTGAGGCGGGTTCTGCCTGCTCATTAATTCACACAGAAGTTCACTGTATATCGcgttgtcgtttctactgtagcacacgtatgtatgtatgtatgtatgtatgtatgtatgtatgtatgtatgtatgtatgtatgtatgtatgtatggagcataatgtatttaactgttattcacattttcaagcactggtgacaaataatgcattccTATTCTTGCATAGATTATAATGGACACATAATGTGTGTGTAATactttttgaaggttgtactgattatggtgagctaatgctaagctaattGCCAGCTATatgtggcgccatgtttgttgacatgcaatgcattctggttgtcacgtaaacgtctgtcagaccaaagatgttataataataaAATGAGGTAAAGAgatggttcactcatctttcgaGTAAACTTCCAGAAGTGATGGTAAACGGACGCAACTCATCTTGTAACCTTTTTTGAAAGTGTTTTACGCAATTATTTCTATCACTGGTGAGGTCCCCCGTGATGTGATGAATAGTAAGTAGTAATtactattagctaattcatatatTACGGTTTCTGTCAGAGGAGAGTTGgctaaatatgaccgcttgtgttgggtcaatctttcctcagttagcgctacgACTAATGTAGCCAAACTGTTCCCGTTTTGGATGGGAATTGTGTTGTGCTGtcgctacttctgtgaatgtctgaacattgcgtccaaaaataaactgctcacattgagGATATAACGCTGTAAAGAAGAaatgcaaaatgtttctgtgaaagaGAAAAAAACTGTGTGGCCAGCTCGAACGCTGACTGTTGCGTCAATCGTAACTGGGCGTTCTAAATAAGTGTTCTAGTTTGAGCGTACGCTGCAGGAACCACTGTAGAATGATTACACCCGTGTGTTCGTATGTGTTAAAAGGATGAGTATATGCCACAGGTAGTTCCATGTAAAATGAGGAAGTATGTATGACACAATGgcgttaataataataatcttatGTTGTGTAGGTGACGACAAAACGTGCCCAGGCCTGGTGTGCCAGTAAGAACAGCATCCCGTACTTTGAGACCAGCGCCAAGGAGGCCATCAACGTAGACCAAGCATTCCAGACCATTGCCCGCAATGCCCtgaaacaggtacacacacaaaatATAGACTCAAGCAGCCACAGGTAAACCTGTAGGCagagtgcctccagctgttcagaaaccccctttctctccctggcTGGGAAACACCTGTTAGACTGGTTCACTGAGGTTGCTGTGGAACTCATGATGTCATAGTAAAAACACTGTGTCATCAATGAggaata
Encoded here:
- the LOC139552134 gene encoding ras-related protein Rab-7a-like, whose product is MASRKKVLLKVIILGDSGVGKTSLMNQYVNKKFSNQYKATIGADFLTKEVMVDDRLVTMQIWDTAGQERFQSLGVAFYRGADCCVLVYDVTAPNTFKTLDSWRDEFLIQASPRDPDNFPFVVLGNKIDLENRQVTTKRAQAWCASKNSIPYFETSAKEAINVDQAFQTIARNALKQESEVETYDFPDQIKLRDDRPAAPSDGCSC